One window of the Terriglobales bacterium genome contains the following:
- a CDS encoding serine hydrolase domain-containing protein: MTRFLAAGSRQQVLIVIVAVLGLGNSVLVEAQPARRRSSTSGQLKTTDSSVNRAAAKFMSNGCHVGLSIAVVRETETRFYNYGSTSRNVKDLPSADSVYEVASVTKTFTGVLAAKAVTERRMDLDGDFRKYLPQPYPNLAFEGYPITLRSLATHRSGLPRDLPDTDDLYAHPDFERLPYKLIERDSAYDRSRYLRELHTVRLKSRPGTKEVYSNLGMKVIGFALEVVYNAPFEVLIRQNILEPLHMSSTGFVVNAEQGRLVHGYSRGGNAMPYHLRNAGAAYGLYSSTRDMAKYVQWQLNESDPVIHLAHSLLYRDTDDGQALIWNVTTKQGSRILWHGGGTFGMTSQVVLFPDDKEGYVLLANDTCEGTEAAMKDIAIAVHKTLEPKPH; encoded by the coding sequence ATGACAAGATTTCTAGCGGCAGGTTCGCGACAGCAGGTATTAATTGTGATCGTGGCGGTACTTGGGTTGGGGAATTCTGTTCTGGTTGAAGCTCAGCCAGCCCGGAGACGTTCTTCGACCAGCGGCCAATTGAAGACAACGGATTCATCTGTCAACCGGGCCGCTGCAAAGTTCATGTCGAATGGCTGTCACGTTGGCTTATCGATCGCTGTTGTTAGAGAAACTGAAACGAGGTTCTACAACTACGGCTCTACATCGCGCAACGTCAAGGATCTGCCCTCCGCCGATAGCGTTTACGAGGTCGCATCGGTCACCAAAACGTTCACTGGTGTATTGGCCGCTAAGGCGGTCACAGAGCGCCGGATGGACCTCGATGGTGACTTCAGAAAGTACCTCCCCCAACCCTATCCCAATCTGGCCTTCGAGGGTTACCCGATCACCCTTCGTAGCCTCGCTACCCACCGGTCAGGTTTACCGAGAGATCTGCCAGACACGGACGATCTTTACGCGCACCCTGATTTCGAGCGTTTGCCCTATAAACTCATCGAGCGCGATTCCGCCTATGATCGATCACGATATTTGCGTGAATTACATACCGTACGGTTGAAAAGCAGACCTGGAACGAAGGAGGTCTATTCGAACCTGGGAATGAAGGTGATAGGTTTCGCTCTTGAAGTGGTCTACAACGCTCCCTTTGAAGTGCTGATCCGACAAAATATTCTCGAGCCTCTTCACATGAGTTCGACCGGATTCGTGGTCAATGCGGAGCAAGGTCGCCTCGTACATGGATATAGTCGCGGAGGCAATGCCATGCCTTACCATCTACGCAATGCCGGTGCCGCCTATGGCCTCTACTCCTCGACACGCGACATGGCAAAGTATGTTCAATGGCAACTTAATGAATCCGACCCCGTGATTCACTTAGCCCATTCATTGCTGTATAGAGACACCGACGACGGACAAGCGCTGATCTGGAACGTAACTACCAAGCAGGGCTCCCGCATTTTGTGGCACGGTGGCGGGACGTTTGGCATGACAAGCCAGGTAGTTCTCTTTCCCGATGATAAGGAAGGCTACGTCCTGCTTGCGAATGACACGTGCGAAGGAACAGAAGCCGCGATGAAGGACATTGCCATAGCGGTCCACAAGACACTTGAGCCAAAGCCTCACTGA
- a CDS encoding family 1 glycosylhydrolase, which translates to MLSFPRGFLWGVSTSAHQFEGHNNRNQWATWERTGRIRSGHSSRNGCEWWREASRDLTLCRELGLKAIRISVDWGRLEPAEGTWCWDTVYRYRALLEEIHRVGMRPFITLHHFTHPQWFEERGGFNRRSSTARFARFAEFVVSQMGGLCSDWLTFNEPNVYTALGYLFGEFPPGERNQLWKYARVMTNMHRAHAVAYDRIKAVQADASVGIATNWVEFRPATPSRPDRFLAGLYDSVFNRSTLGLLGSGSMPLPLRMLASEVPEVTGKLDFVGLNVYNRLYVKMPSDAASRKTGGIFVPSDVPQGDHGCELPYGEAFPHAITSAAQAYSILKVPIYITENGVPDRSDRIRPWVIVATLRNVHALIEKGVDIRGYFHWSIVDNFEWSEGWTLRFGLYEVDPRTQDRTPRPSAELYRNIVGQNGLDDEQLSRFSDPPVPTAPVMGR; encoded by the coding sequence ATGCTCTCGTTCCCGCGCGGATTTCTTTGGGGTGTATCCACCAGTGCCCATCAATTCGAAGGTCACAATAATCGGAATCAATGGGCGACTTGGGAAAGAACGGGTCGTATTCGGTCAGGTCACTCGAGCCGAAACGGTTGTGAGTGGTGGCGCGAAGCTTCACGGGACCTCACGTTATGCCGGGAGCTTGGACTAAAAGCTATCCGCATTTCCGTAGATTGGGGCAGACTTGAACCTGCGGAGGGTACTTGGTGTTGGGACACGGTCTACCGTTACCGCGCTCTGCTCGAGGAGATACACCGTGTGGGAATGCGTCCCTTCATTACCCTCCATCACTTCACGCATCCACAGTGGTTCGAAGAGAGAGGCGGATTCAACCGGCGCTCGTCTACAGCCCGCTTTGCCAGGTTCGCTGAATTTGTCGTCTCCCAAATGGGCGGATTGTGCTCTGATTGGCTGACGTTCAATGAACCTAACGTATATACCGCTTTGGGATACCTGTTCGGTGAGTTTCCTCCCGGCGAGCGAAATCAGCTTTGGAAATATGCTCGGGTCATGACCAACATGCATCGGGCGCATGCGGTCGCTTATGATCGGATAAAAGCTGTGCAGGCGGATGCCTCCGTGGGCATAGCCACGAACTGGGTTGAGTTCAGGCCGGCAACGCCTTCGCGACCCGATCGGTTTCTGGCGGGTCTCTACGATTCTGTATTTAACCGCTCGACTTTAGGCCTTTTGGGTTCAGGAAGCATGCCATTGCCATTAAGAATGCTTGCTTCGGAAGTTCCCGAAGTTACCGGAAAACTGGATTTCGTCGGACTCAACGTCTATAACCGTCTTTATGTAAAGATGCCATCGGATGCAGCTTCGAGAAAAACCGGAGGCATTTTCGTTCCTTCCGATGTACCGCAAGGCGATCACGGTTGCGAGTTGCCTTACGGCGAAGCCTTTCCGCACGCAATCACATCAGCTGCGCAGGCGTATTCCATACTGAAGGTCCCCATCTACATCACTGAAAATGGCGTACCTGATCGCTCCGACCGCATCCGGCCTTGGGTCATAGTCGCAACACTTCGTAACGTGCATGCCCTAATCGAAAAGGGTGTCGATATCCGCGGCTATTTCCACTGGAGTATCGTCGATAACTTTGAGTGGAGTGAAGGATGGACCCTGCGGTTCGGCTTGTACGAAGTAGACCCCAGAACCCAGGATCGAACTCCCAGGCCAAGTGCTGAGCTCTATAGAAACATTGTCGGACAGAATGGTTTGGATGACGAGCAGCTCAGCAGGTTTTCCGACCCGCCCGTCCCGACGGCCCCCGTTATGGGCCGCTAA
- a CDS encoding glycosyltransferase — MTIVIPAKNEARNLPYLLTSLIKQDYPLMPHTRVFVADAGSTDLTVESALLFADRLDISVISGGLPAVGRNEGARRATTPYVLFMDADIELPDPTLLRRAMEKMKNRKLHCLTSDIRCKGGTAMDGLMFRGNNAVQHFASFAKPFATGMFMLFDRLRFKELGGFDERALYAEDYLLSKQVSPLRFGIVKGHILTSNRRFRKMGHLRIARMFLNTAMHTFDRSYFLRDHNYWKHEF, encoded by the coding sequence TTGACCATCGTAATTCCGGCAAAGAACGAAGCCCGGAACTTGCCGTACCTGCTGACCTCTTTGATCAAGCAGGACTACCCGCTTATGCCGCATACCAGAGTGTTCGTTGCTGACGCCGGTTCGACGGACCTGACTGTCGAATCAGCCCTGCTTTTCGCAGACCGCTTGGATATTTCTGTCATATCCGGCGGACTACCGGCCGTCGGCCGCAACGAAGGCGCACGTCGCGCAACCACGCCGTACGTGCTGTTCATGGACGCCGATATCGAACTCCCCGATCCGACATTGCTTCGTCGGGCGATGGAGAAGATGAAGAACAGAAAGCTTCACTGTCTTACCTCTGACATACGTTGTAAGGGTGGGACCGCGATGGATGGATTGATGTTCAGGGGCAATAACGCTGTCCAGCACTTTGCGTCTTTTGCGAAACCCTTTGCCACCGGTATGTTTATGCTCTTTGACCGCTTGAGATTCAAGGAGTTGGGTGGCTTTGATGAGCGGGCGCTCTACGCCGAGGATTACCTGCTGAGCAAGCAGGTGTCGCCGCTGCGGTTCGGGATCGTCAAGGGGCACATTCTCACCTCAAACCGCAGGTTCCGGAAGATGGGACATCTGCGTATTGCAAGAATGTTCCTCAACACCGCTATGCACACCTTCGACCGAAGCTATTTCTTGCGAGACCACAACTACTGGAAGCACGAGTTCTGA
- a CDS encoding alkaline phosphatase — protein sequence MQIRPVVQSIVAAAMILSLAFPGHLSAADRSKTVEQSIEGGRAKNVILFLGDGMGDSEITIARNYHVGAAGRLVMDSLPLTGAYTTFAVEESDPSLPNYVTDSAASGTGWSTGHKTSNGRVSTLPGTNFISPIPTILELAQQAGYLTGDVSTAELTDATPAVLASHVNARGCQGPSDMSACAIYKKSNGGPGSIAEQLVDHKVDVLLGGGRQRFAQKTDAGPTVIEHAQSLGYRVIADAAALSSISKGQRVLGLFNNGNMSLEWSGQLAQPGNSGPQRCLENQRPSNEPSLADMTRKALELLDRSEGNGSGAANGKPGFFLQVEGASIDKQDHAENPCGQIGETIAFDAAIAVGLEYAKLHPDTLIIVTADHAHTSQIVDPGSKHPGSVSILTTADGANMYVSYATEAHGVSQDHTGSQVRIAAQGPQAANVVGVSDQTDLFHTMARALGLE from the coding sequence ATGCAGATTCGACCTGTTGTTCAGTCCATCGTCGCAGCAGCGATGATCCTTAGCCTTGCTTTTCCTGGGCACCTCAGTGCCGCCGACCGTAGCAAAACAGTTGAGCAGTCCATCGAGGGAGGAAGAGCGAAAAACGTAATCCTATTTCTTGGCGATGGCATGGGCGATTCCGAAATCACGATCGCCCGTAATTATCATGTGGGCGCTGCCGGACGTTTAGTCATGGATTCGTTGCCTTTGACCGGAGCCTATACCACCTTCGCCGTCGAAGAGAGTGATCCATCTCTACCGAACTACGTGACCGATTCCGCGGCGAGCGGCACGGGTTGGTCCACTGGACACAAGACGAGCAATGGACGCGTCTCCACCCTTCCCGGAACCAACTTCATCTCGCCGATCCCAACCATTCTCGAACTCGCCCAGCAGGCTGGGTATCTTACTGGCGATGTCTCCACCGCTGAATTGACGGATGCGACGCCCGCCGTCCTCGCTTCACACGTCAACGCCCGTGGATGCCAGGGCCCATCCGACATGTCCGCCTGTGCAATCTACAAGAAATCCAATGGCGGGCCAGGATCGATTGCCGAACAGCTCGTGGATCACAAGGTGGATGTTCTGCTTGGCGGCGGTCGTCAGCGGTTCGCGCAAAAAACCGACGCTGGCCCAACCGTCATCGAGCACGCACAATCTCTTGGTTACAGGGTTATTGCCGATGCTGCGGCCCTTAGTTCAATCTCCAAAGGACAGCGCGTCCTCGGCCTGTTTAATAACGGCAACATGTCACTCGAGTGGTCGGGGCAGCTCGCGCAACCCGGTAACAGCGGTCCGCAACGGTGTCTCGAAAACCAGCGGCCCTCCAATGAACCTAGTCTCGCGGACATGACCCGCAAAGCTCTTGAATTACTCGATCGCTCGGAAGGCAACGGCAGCGGAGCGGCAAACGGAAAACCCGGATTCTTCCTCCAGGTTGAGGGAGCCTCCATCGACAAGCAAGATCACGCGGAAAATCCGTGCGGCCAGATCGGTGAAACGATCGCCTTCGACGCGGCAATCGCCGTGGGTCTCGAATATGCGAAGTTGCACCCAGATACGTTAATCATTGTGACGGCGGATCACGCGCACACCAGCCAGATTGTTGATCCCGGCTCGAAGCACCCTGGATCCGTCAGCATCCTTACCACTGCCGATGGTGCCAACATGTACGTAAGTTATGCTACCGAAGCGCACGGCGTTTCCCAGGACCATACCGGCTCCCAAGTACGAATCGCCGCCCAAGGTCCGCAAGCCGCCAACGTCGTTGGCGTCAGCGACCAGACTGATCTGTTCCATACCATGGCGCGAGCTCTCGGACTGGAGTAG
- a CDS encoding response regulator transcription factor, with amino-acid sequence MPVQEPTVFIVEDDKEIAGLIKLNLRSAGMKCRHFFSVDKVIQEALVEPPDLFILDVMLPGINGLDLCRLIRSNQKLARIPVIMASAKISEDDMLAGFDAGADDYMTKPFSPREMVARAQAVLRRYAGLPDPMIQFGHVEIDSAAMVLRVNRLQVPTTAVEFRLLKFLVQSPGLVFTRDRLREAVWGDTSFSSRRSVDVYISKLREKIELDPEKPQYLLTVRGSGYKFVLPRTEIAS; translated from the coding sequence ATGCCGGTGCAAGAACCAACTGTTTTTATCGTCGAAGATGATAAGGAGATAGCGGGGCTTATCAAACTCAACCTGCGCTCGGCAGGAATGAAATGTCGTCATTTCTTTAGCGTCGATAAGGTGATCCAAGAAGCGCTCGTCGAACCGCCCGATCTGTTCATTCTGGACGTTATGCTCCCCGGTATAAATGGCCTTGATTTGTGCCGGTTAATTCGCAGCAACCAGAAACTCGCGCGAATTCCCGTGATCATGGCGTCAGCTAAGATTAGCGAAGATGACATGCTAGCCGGGTTCGATGCAGGGGCGGATGACTATATGACCAAACCATTCAGTCCACGTGAGATGGTGGCCCGGGCCCAGGCGGTGCTTAGGCGGTACGCTGGGCTTCCCGATCCCATGATTCAGTTTGGGCATGTAGAAATTGACTCGGCGGCGATGGTGCTACGAGTGAATCGCCTGCAAGTCCCCACCACCGCGGTAGAGTTCCGACTGCTCAAATTCCTCGTACAATCGCCGGGTCTGGTCTTCACGCGAGACCGTCTTCGCGAAGCAGTATGGGGCGATACGAGTTTCTCGAGTCGGAGGTCGGTCGACGTTTACATAAGCAAGCTCCGCGAGAAGATAGAACTCGATCCCGAGAAACCACAGTACTTGCTGACGGTGCGAGGATCCGGGTACAAATTCGTTCTTCCGCGAACAGAAATTGCCAGTTAA
- a CDS encoding VOC family protein, producing the protein MIKAVKFVSIPVRDQDQALAFYTEKLGFQILTDQPFDDKQRWIELRIPGSETRIVLFTPPGQEDRIGSFSNVSFMTEDIDRTYQELKERGVVFTVLPTKQPWGRFAKFQDVDGNQFVLSTK; encoded by the coding sequence ATGATCAAAGCGGTAAAGTTCGTCAGCATTCCTGTGCGGGACCAAGATCAAGCTCTGGCTTTCTACACAGAAAAACTCGGTTTCCAGATTCTGACTGACCAGCCCTTCGACGACAAGCAGCGTTGGATCGAACTCCGCATTCCAGGCAGTGAGACCAGGATTGTCCTTTTCACTCCTCCTGGCCAGGAAGATCGGATCGGCTCGTTTTCCAATGTGAGTTTTATGACCGAGGACATCGACCGAACGTATCAAGAGCTGAAGGAGCGCGGAGTGGTATTCACCGTCCTTCCCACGAAGCAACCCTGGGGCCGATTTGCCAAGTTCCAGGATGTTGATGGCAATCAGTTCGTCCTCTCGACCAAATAG
- a CDS encoding TonB-dependent receptor, which produces MSLGERSIRLFVFLLLSPLGADAQQNCSTKPETLTKIAPDQQTFMVTGTYQPIPLDDSERSLRAIDFAESAELYGSWADGVRLDPSVDLRQRAPGTQADLSIRGSSFGQTLVLVDGLRVNDAQSGHHNLDLPLPFASLDRIEILHGSGSTMYGSDAVGGAVNFITAAPRREVVLGTAAGNFGVNEQHGSVAYWQGRVSGQIGFTRAFSSGFTKDRDYRNLAVASGARFATRLGTTSLSIGMSDRPFGADQFYGNFNSWERTKSWFLGSSQELGAHTQAAFGYRRHTDQFVLLRDRPAFYRNDHITESYQLAFRRVDRLAKGLTAFYGVEAYRDAMDRSNLGYHIRNRGAFYASQNFASRKRFSFSTGLRVEIYADGNAQFSPQISLGYRISDRIKLKSSVSHAFRLPTFTDLYYQDPGNIGNPNLKPERAWSYELGLVQKWNDRLVLEATIFTRRERDGIDYVRASPDSVWRAANMDRLQLTGVEINAAITQGHQKVDLGYTGIYGRVEPTGMLISKYIRNYPVHQATAGWLGCLGGRVRLRARMGITDRSGRSAYPLAELAASRSFGHISPYLRIGNITNTGYEEIEGVRMPGRSYVAGLRFRLDY; this is translated from the coding sequence ATGAGTCTGGGGGAACGCTCGATCAGGCTGTTCGTGTTCCTGTTGCTGTCACCGTTGGGTGCTGACGCCCAACAAAATTGCTCCACCAAGCCGGAGACCTTAACGAAAATTGCGCCGGATCAACAGACCTTCATGGTTACCGGCACCTACCAGCCCATACCCCTCGATGATTCTGAGCGCTCCCTCCGGGCGATTGACTTCGCCGAGTCCGCGGAACTTTATGGTTCCTGGGCGGACGGGGTTCGGCTTGATCCGTCGGTGGACCTCCGCCAGCGGGCGCCGGGCACCCAAGCCGATCTTTCCATCCGCGGCTCCTCCTTTGGGCAAACCTTGGTCCTCGTTGATGGACTGCGCGTCAACGATGCTCAGAGTGGCCACCACAATCTGGATCTACCACTTCCGTTTGCCTCACTTGACAGAATCGAGATCTTGCACGGAAGCGGATCCACGATGTACGGGTCTGACGCAGTTGGCGGAGCCGTCAACTTCATTACCGCAGCGCCCAGAAGGGAAGTCGTTCTGGGCACCGCCGCAGGGAACTTCGGGGTAAATGAACAGCATGGGTCGGTTGCGTATTGGCAGGGACGAGTCTCCGGGCAGATAGGTTTTACGCGCGCCTTCTCGTCGGGATTCACAAAGGATCGCGACTACCGCAACCTGGCGGTCGCCTCCGGCGCGCGTTTCGCCACGCGTCTCGGAACGACATCGCTATCGATAGGCATGAGTGACCGGCCCTTCGGCGCCGATCAGTTTTACGGCAACTTCAATTCCTGGGAGCGCACGAAAAGCTGGTTTTTGGGGAGCTCGCAGGAACTGGGGGCTCATACTCAGGCAGCTTTCGGGTATCGTCGGCACACCGACCAATTTGTCCTGCTCCGCGACCGTCCTGCGTTTTATCGGAACGACCACATCACGGAGAGCTATCAACTCGCCTTCCGCCGGGTTGACCGCTTGGCAAAGGGTCTCACGGCGTTCTACGGAGTGGAAGCTTATCGGGACGCGATGGACCGCAGCAATCTCGGCTACCACATCCGCAACCGGGGTGCGTTCTATGCGAGTCAGAACTTCGCCTCCCGCAAGCGGTTCAGCTTTTCAACCGGTCTGCGCGTCGAGATCTACGCGGACGGGAACGCCCAGTTTAGTCCGCAGATCTCATTGGGCTATCGCATCTCGGATCGCATCAAGCTCAAGAGCTCGGTCAGCCACGCTTTTCGTCTTCCCACATTTACCGACCTCTACTACCAGGATCCCGGCAATATCGGAAACCCCAATTTAAAACCGGAGCGCGCCTGGAGTTATGAACTCGGGCTCGTCCAGAAATGGAATGATCGTCTAGTTCTAGAAGCCACTATCTTCACTCGCCGGGAGCGCGACGGGATTGACTACGTTCGTGCTTCTCCCGACTCAGTCTGGCGTGCGGCCAATATGGATCGCTTGCAGTTGACCGGGGTTGAGATCAACGCGGCAATTACCCAAGGCCATCAGAAGGTGGACCTTGGATACACGGGGATCTACGGGAGGGTTGAGCCGACCGGCATGTTGATCTCAAAATACATCCGCAACTATCCAGTGCATCAGGCAACAGCGGGGTGGCTTGGCTGTCTTGGTGGGAGGGTTCGATTACGGGCGAGGATGGGTATCACGGACCGATCCGGACGAAGCGCTTATCCACTGGCGGAACTCGCCGCTTCCAGAAGCTTTGGTCATATCTCGCCGTATCTCCGAATCGGCAACATCACCAACACTGGGTACGAAGAAATCGAAGGCGTCCGCATGCCGGGGCGGTCGTATGTTGCCGGTCTGAGGTTTCGCCTCGACTATTAA